GAGATCTGCCGCTTTCGGTTGCCTTTATTTTACCGGGCAACCCCTTGAGTCGGAATCAAAACATAAGGATGTATCAAGATGCCTACATTATTTAAGCGCATTCACGAACTGGAAATTCAAATTGACCGGTATCTGGACATCGTTCTGAAAGGGGCTCTGCTGTTTCGTCAGGGGGTAAAATACTATCTGGAAAAAAAGTCAGATGAGTTTTCCGATCGTCTCCAATTACTGGATCGTCTGGAAAGTGATGCCGATTCACTCAGACGGGAAATTGAGAGTACCCTTTATTCCCGAATGCTGATTCCGGAATCCAGAGGAGATGTTCTGGGTCTTCTGGAACAAACCGACGACGTGTTGAATACGGCAACGGAAACGCTCATTCAATTTTCAGTACAAAAGCCCGACATTTTTCCGGAATTTAATCAGGATTATCTGGATTTGACGGAATCCTCCATGAATGCGATGGAAGAAATGGTAGGGGCGATTCGATCCTATTTCAAAGATTTAACGGGCGTTCGGGATCATATCGATAAAGTGATGTTTTATGAAGAAGAATCTGACCGAATCTCAGAAAAAATGCTGGACCGTCTTTTTGAATCCAAAGAAGACCTGTGCCGGAAGCTCCACATCCGGGATTTTATTGACCATGTTGAAAATATTGCAGATGAGGCCGAAGATGTCTGCGATCGGGTAGCCATTGCAGCAATCAAAAGGCACGTGTGAGCTTTGAGTGTTTGGAGGCAAAAGGTCCGCCTTAAAAAGCAGGCAAATTCCTGTTTGAAAGATCTTAAGAGACCGGATTCCCATCGGCATCCAGAAAATGGACGGTTGAGAACCCCAATTTCCTGACGTCCGGTTCAATCTTCTTGCGATCTCCCACAACAACCCAGACCAGCTTTTCGGGGTGAAGCACGTGTTTGGCGGCTGCTTTCACCTGCTCCAGATTCAGTGCCTTGACCCGTTTGGCGTAATGAGTAAAATAATCCGTTGGCAGATTGTACTGAACGATCTCCGCTATCGATGATGCAACGGCAGCCATGGTTTCCCAGGAACCGGGGAGCTCCAGAATTTGCTTTCTGCGAACCTTCTCCAATTCTTCAGCCGTAATGGGTCTGTCGCTGATTATACCCTTGATTTCCTTTAT
This region of Calditrichota bacterium genomic DNA includes:
- a CDS encoding DUF47 family protein; translation: MPTLFKRIHELEIQIDRYLDIVLKGALLFRQGVKYYLEKKSDEFSDRLQLLDRLESDADSLRREIESTLYSRMLIPESRGDVLGLLEQTDDVLNTATETLIQFSVQKPDIFPEFNQDYLDLTESSMNAMEEMVGAIRSYFKDLTGVRDHIDKVMFYEEESDRISEKMLDRLFESKEDLCRKLHIRDFIDHVENIADEAEDVCDRVAIAAIKRHV